From Geomonas agri, one genomic window encodes:
- a CDS encoding radical SAM protein codes for MFFSYHEPLFRPPSEAASLIFQITIGCSQNRCKFCGMYKMKQFRVRSLDDIFTEIRSIPPRYRPGVRRVFLADGDALIYPQEGLERILDELNEVFPALTRVGAYASPNSLNLKSEQDLASLRARKLRILYYGLESGDAETLHLIDKGFGPDQMLEQCLKAKAAGMKLSITAILGLAGRKRSAEHAAATADWITALSPEYFSLLTMFQRHNDDFLKLIEPLSHGEILLETRAMLERLAPQGTILRSNHVSNFLSLAGSYPKDRQRLIDTVDAALVDAKRDPRWYAEIPSYHEEYY; via the coding sequence ATGTTCTTCAGCTACCACGAGCCGCTCTTTCGCCCGCCGTCCGAGGCGGCGAGCCTCATCTTCCAGATCACCATCGGCTGCTCCCAGAACCGGTGCAAATTCTGCGGCATGTACAAGATGAAGCAGTTCCGGGTTCGATCGCTGGACGATATCTTCACTGAGATCAGGTCCATCCCGCCGCGCTACCGTCCCGGTGTCCGGCGCGTCTTTCTCGCTGATGGCGATGCCTTGATCTATCCGCAGGAGGGGCTGGAGCGGATACTTGATGAACTGAACGAGGTGTTCCCGGCGCTGACCCGGGTGGGTGCCTATGCCTCGCCCAACAGCCTCAACCTAAAGAGCGAGCAGGATCTCGCCTCCCTGCGGGCCAGGAAACTGCGAATCCTCTACTACGGGCTGGAAAGCGGCGATGCGGAAACCCTGCACCTAATCGACAAGGGTTTCGGGCCGGACCAGATGCTCGAGCAGTGCCTCAAGGCCAAGGCCGCCGGCATGAAACTCTCCATCACCGCGATTCTCGGACTGGCGGGAAGAAAGCGCAGCGCCGAGCACGCCGCCGCCACCGCGGATTGGATCACGGCACTCTCGCCGGAATACTTCTCCCTGCTCACCATGTTCCAGCGCCACAACGACGATTTCCTGAAGCTGATCGAGCCGCTGAGCCACGGGGAGATTCTGCTGGAGACCCGCGCCATGCTGGAGCGGCTGGCGCCGCAGGGCACCATCCTCCGCTCCAACCACGTCTCCAATTTTCTCAGTCTGGCTGGGAGCTACCCCAAGGACCGGCAGCGTCTCATCGATACCGTGGACGCCGCCCTTGTGGATGCAAAAAGGGACCCCCGCTGGTATGCGGAGATCCCTTCGTATCACGAGGAATACTACTAG
- the glyA gene encoding serine hydroxymethyltransferase → MSVLETFDPAVAEVIRHETERQEFNLELIASENFVSPAVLEAQGSVLTNKYAEGYPGKRYYGGCHEVDKVENLAIERAKELFGADHVNVQPHSGSQANMAVYFSVLKPGDTVLGMNLAHGGHLTHGSPVNFSGKLFNIVPYGVSKETQTIDYEECERLAVEHKPKMIVVGASAYPRIIDFEAFRRIADKVGAVVMVDMAHIAGLVAAGLHPSPVPYAEFVTTTTHKTLRGPRGGMIMCREDWAKTLNSNIFPGIQGGPLMHVIAAKAVAFKEALSPEFKQYQQQIVKNAQALAAGLTSRGFKLTSGGTDNHLMLVDLSQTELTGKVAEEALDRAGITVNKNGIPFDTRSPFITSGIRIGTPAATSHGLKEAEMEQVAGFIAEVLGNVNDEAKLAAVKTQVNALMKRFPMYADRLK, encoded by the coding sequence ATGTCAGTACTGGAAACATTCGACCCGGCAGTGGCGGAAGTCATCAGGCACGAGACTGAGCGCCAGGAGTTCAACCTCGAACTGATCGCATCGGAGAACTTCGTTTCCCCGGCGGTACTCGAGGCGCAGGGATCGGTCCTTACCAACAAGTACGCTGAAGGGTATCCCGGCAAGCGTTACTACGGTGGCTGCCACGAGGTGGACAAGGTCGAGAACCTGGCCATTGAGCGCGCCAAGGAACTGTTCGGCGCCGACCATGTCAACGTCCAGCCGCACTCCGGTTCCCAGGCCAACATGGCGGTCTACTTCTCCGTGCTGAAGCCGGGCGACACCGTGCTGGGCATGAACCTCGCCCACGGCGGTCACCTGACCCACGGCTCCCCGGTCAACTTCTCCGGCAAGCTCTTCAACATCGTTCCCTACGGCGTCTCCAAGGAGACCCAGACCATCGACTACGAGGAGTGCGAGCGTCTCGCCGTCGAGCACAAGCCGAAGATGATCGTGGTGGGCGCCTCCGCGTACCCGCGCATCATCGACTTCGAAGCCTTCCGTCGCATCGCCGACAAGGTGGGCGCGGTAGTCATGGTGGACATGGCCCACATCGCCGGCCTCGTTGCCGCCGGCCTGCACCCGAGCCCGGTCCCCTACGCCGAGTTCGTGACCACCACCACCCACAAGACCCTGCGCGGACCGCGCGGCGGCATGATCATGTGCCGCGAGGACTGGGCCAAGACCCTGAACTCCAACATTTTCCCGGGCATCCAGGGCGGCCCGCTGATGCACGTCATCGCGGCCAAGGCAGTTGCCTTCAAAGAGGCGCTCAGCCCCGAGTTCAAGCAGTACCAGCAGCAGATCGTGAAGAACGCCCAGGCGCTCGCCGCCGGCCTCACCAGCCGTGGCTTCAAACTCACCTCCGGCGGCACCGATAACCACCTGATGCTGGTCGACCTCTCCCAGACCGAACTGACCGGCAAGGTTGCCGAGGAAGCGCTCGACCGCGCTGGCATCACCGTGAACAAGAACGGTATCCCCTTCGACACCCGCTCGCCGTTCATCACCTCCGGTATCCGCATCGGCACCCCGGCGGCCACCAGCCACGGCCTGAAAGAGGCCGAGATGGAGCAGGTGGCAGGCTTCATCGCCGAGGTCCTGGGCAACGTCAATGACGAGGCCAAACTCGCTGCCGTTAAGACCCAGGTGAACGCGCTGATGAAGCGCTTCCCGATGTACGCCGACCGCCTCAAGTAA